TGTAGTTGATAGCTGCATCTGCTGCACTGTGGGACTGTGAGAAGTGATCGTTAAATACGGTACCTGTCATGGTTCCTGCAAGAACATCCTCTAATGCCTCTGATAATGCATCAACACCTACCAGATAAATATCAGTACCTACGGTACGTCCTGCACTCTGGATTGCCTGTAAAGCACCAAGTGCCATTGCATCGTTGTTACAGAATACAACTTCTACATCGTTACCGTACTGTCCAAGGGCATTTGCTACGATCTGCTGTGCCTGATCCTGCTGCCAGTTACCAACCTGATCAGATAAGCAGTTAACTTCAAGTCCTGCATCCTCAAGAGCTTTTACAGAATACTCTGTACGGTACTGTGCATCAACGTTCTCCGGATCACCTTCTACCATAACGTAGTCGATCTTTCCATTTCCATTTAAATCAACGGTATCAAGGCCAAGATCACTGATCATTTCACCCTGGAAAGTACCGGACTGACGGGCATCACATCCAACGTATGTAACATCCCAGTTGTTATCTGACCATCTCTTCTGCTCTTCTTCATCCGGCTCACGGTTGATGTATACAAGCGGGATTCCTGCTGCAACTACTTTATCTGTGATGGTTGCTGCGGAAGAAGAGTTAACCGGGTTGATAATAAGAACATCTACACCCTCTGTGATGAAGTTATCGATCTGACCTGTCTGTGTAGCCTGATCGTTTGCACCATCAACGATTGTGATATTGTCTTTTGAAAATCCTTTTTCTACCAGATAATTTTCAAGCTCTGTACGGAACAGTGTCATGAAGTTATCGGAGAACTGGTAAATACATACACCAACTTTTTTGTCTGCAAGACTTGCATCTGCGTCTGTTGCTGCATCGGCTGCTGCGTCCCCTGCGTCGGCTGCCTCTGTAGCTGCTGCATCATTTGATGTATCGCTTGCTGCTGCATCGCTTGCTGCTGCATCGGTTGTTGTTCCGGCATTGTTTGTGGATGCATTATTGCTTCCGCCACATCCTGCTACCATAGATGCTACCATTGCTGTTGCTAAGATTACACTAACTACCTTTCTTTTCATAGAAAAATCCTCCCATTTGATTTAATGTATTTGTAACTCTTTGTTTGTTACAAGTGCATTATATCAACAGGAGGATTAGATAAACATACAATATTCTTCTGTCTTTCTTGAAAATTCTTCTTTTTTATTTGTGCACTTTATCAATTTTCTTTATTTTTCGTTTTGTTTCGTTGTATATTTTGACATAACGATAAATTATTTCGTATTTTTTTCACGTCATTCTGCCACTTTAAAGTGTAAAAATATAATTCTAGGTAAAGAAAAAAAGATGCAGGATTTTCCCGCATCTTCCTTCTGATATAACATAGTATCATTCCATATTTTTTTATAATTCTAAGATCTTCTCGGCGATCTCCACAGCATCACGGATACAATCCGGACAGCTTCTTAGTACCTTTCCAGTTGTAACGCCTTTTAATTCCCCACAGGTCAGTGATCCGTTTTTATCAAGAAATTCCTTCGTGATCTCCCTGGTCAGTTTGTAAGTATCTGCCTTGCTTGCCGGCTGCTCTAGGTTTTTGCAGCTATTTTTTAATCCTGCAAGCATAACAGCACCGGATACTGCTCCGCAGGTTGCTGCCATGCCACCCATGCCAAGTCCAAATCCCTCACAGGCTGCAAATAACGTTTCCTCCGGTATTCCGGTTTCGTCAGCAAATGCACAGGCAACTGCCTGTGCACAATTAAATCCTTTATTATGTAATTCGATCGCTTTTTCTTTTCTGGTCATCTGATGTGTCCTCCACTTTTATTCTGCCTCATCAATCGCTTTTCCGATATCATGACGCATATATTTATTGGCAAAGCTGACCCACTCGGTTGCCTCATAGGCTTTCTTTCTTGCCTCTTTCAGATCGGCTCCGGTTGCCGTGATACCGAGCACACGTCCGCCGTTTGTGACGATATCGCCATTCTCATCAAATTTCGTTCCGGCATGGAAGCAGAAATAGTCATCTTTTCCATCAAATTTTTCAAGACCACTGATCTTAAATCCTTTTTCATAAGATACCGGGTATCCATCCGATGCTAAAACCACGCAGACTGCTGCATTATCCTCAAACCGCAGGTCAATGGTATCTAACTTACCATCTACACAGGCTTCCATTACATCAATGATATCATTTTTCATACGTGGAAGTACGACCTGTGCTTCCGGATCACCGAATCTCGCATTATACTCTAACACTTTCGGTCCATCCTCTGTCAGCATCAATCCAAAGAAAATAACGCCGGTAAACGGTCTTCCCTCTGCGGCCATGGCATCCACGGTTGCCTGATAAATGTATTTCTGACAGAAATCATCCACTTCTTTCGTGTAAAAAGGACTTGGTGAAAAGTTTCCCATTCCTCCGGTATTTAATCCCTGATCACCGTCTTTTGCGCGTTTGTGATCCTGTGCAGAAGACATGATCTTTATCGTCTTTCCATCCACAAAAGATAAAACAGACACTTCACGTCCTGTCATAAATTCTTCCACGACCATGGTATTTCCGGCAGTTCCGAACTTTTTATCCTCCATGATCTCTTTGACACCAGCTTTTGCTTCCTCTAAGGTATTACAAATCAAAACACCTTTACCAAGCGCCAACCCGTCAGCTTTTAATACGATTGGCATCTTTGCTGTCTCTAAATAAGCAAGTGCCTCCTCTGCTGAAGTAAAGTTTTCATAAGCCGCTGTCGGAATATTATATTTTTTCATGAGATCTTTTGAGAATGCCTTAGAGCCCTCTAAAATAGCTGCATTCTTACGAGGTCCAAATACCTTTAATCCCTCTGCTTCAAAAACATCCACAATACCACCAACCAGTGGATCATCCATTCCAACGATCGTAAAATCAATGGCATGCTCTTTTGCAAAAGCCACAAGTTTATCAAACTCCATGGCACCGATCGGTACACACTCTGCAAGGGCCGCAATTCCGGCATTTCCCGGAGCGCAGTAAATTTTATCGACACGCGGGCTTTTTGCCACACTTGTCACGATTGCATGTTCACGTCCACCGCTTCCAACTACTAATACTTTCATTCTCCGTCGCTCCTTACTCTTTTATGATACACTTTGTTTCATTTATCTCACTGCCACTTCATGAATCCATTTTATCGGTCTGATATTCCATTATTTACTCTGCAATGATCACATGACCATCTTTCACGGATACCTTCCCGTTTGCGATCAGATCGATCGCTTTCGGAAGGATCACCCACTCTGCCTGTTCCATAACACGACGCTGCAATACTTCCGGGGTATCACCCTGCTTTACCTCAACTGCCTTCTGTAAAATGATAGGTCCTGTATCTGTCCCCTCATCCACAAAATGTACCGTTGCACCGGTTACTTTTACGCCACGGGTAAGCACACCTTCATGCACTTTTAATCCATAAAACCCTTTTCCACAAAAAGACGGAATCAGGGATGGATGAATATTCACAATGCGGTTTTCGTATTCTTTTATCATCATTTCTGGCAATACTACAAGAAATCCTGCGAGCACGACGAGATCCACATTGTAAGAATTTAATTTTTCAAGGAATGCCTGATTAAAAGCCTCCCTGCTTTCAAAATCTTTCGGTGAGATACACAATGCTTCGATTCCATGTGCCCTCGCACGTTCTAATGCATAGGCATTTACATTATTGCTGATGACAACCGAAATACATGCATTTGTTATTTTTCCTGCACTGATTGCATCTATGATCGCCTGAAGATTTGTTCCTCCACCGGATACTAAGACTGCCAGTTTTAGCATAAGGTTACTCCTTTTTCACCATCTTTGATCTCGCCAACCACATATGGTGTCTCGCCTGCTGCTTTGATTGCTTCCATAGTCTTATCCACATCAGCAGGATCTACTGCAAGTACCATACCAAGTCCCATATTGTAGGTATTGTACATCATTTTTTCTTCGACCTGTCCTTTTTCTGCCATCAGTTTAAAGATAGCCGGAACCTCATAGCTGTCTTTGCGGATCATGGCATGTTTTCCCTCCGGCAGCATTCTCGGAACATTCTCATAGAAACCGCCACCTGTAATATGGCTGCATGCTTTGACACGTACTCCCGCTTCTTTGACGCTGCGCAGTGCTTTTACATAAATTCTTGTAGGTACAAGCAATGCCTCTCCAAGCGTTTTTCCTAATTCATCATAATATGTATTGAGACTCTCTTTTGTCATTTCAAAGATTTTTCTGACAAGGGAAAAACCGTTAGAATGTACACCGGAGGATGCCATACCGATCAGTACGTCTCCTGCCTTTAAGTCGGCACCTGTGATAATGTCCTTTTCATCTACAACACCAACTGCAAATCCTGCAAGATCATATTCATCTTCAGGCATCAGTCCCGGATGCTCTGCTGTCTCCCCACCGATCAAGGCTGCATCAGACTGTTTGCATCCCTCTGCCACACCACTTACGATAGATGCGATCTTTTCCGGATAGTTCTTTCCACATGCAATATAATCAAGGAAAAATAAAGGTTCGCCGCCTGCACATGCGATATCGTTGACACACATTGCAACACAGTCAATTCCGATCGTATCATGTTTGTCCATAAGAAACGCAAGTTTTATTTTGGTACCTACACCGTCTGTTCCGGATACTAAGGTAGGTTTCTCCATGTTTTTGAATTTTTCCATGGAAAATGCACCGGAAAATCCGCCAAGGCCTGTCAGAACCTCTGGTCTCATGGTTCCCTGTACATATTTTTTCATCAGTTCCACTGATTTGTATCCTGCTTCGATATCAACACCGGAATTTTTGTAATCCATTTACTTTTCCTCCTGAATCTGTTGTTTACATGTTCATTTTTTGTATCGTCTGTCCGTCTCTGCTGTCATGTGTTTTATTCAGAATAATACATTTATCATTATCTGCTTCTTTTAGTAATTCTTATAGCCGACTTCCTGTAATCTGGCATCTTTCGCCTGAACCTGCTCTTTTAACTCTTTCGAATATTCTTTTAATTTCGCAAGCAGTGCCTCATCTGATGTAGCAAGGATCTTTGCTGCAAGCAGACCTGCATTTGCTCCACCGTTGATTGCTACGGTTGCAACCGGAATACCGGATGGCATCTGAACGATCGAGTATAAAGAATCTCTTCCACCAAGCGATGTGGTATGCATTGGGATACCAATGACCGGCATCGGAAAAATCGCTGCACACATACCCGGTAAATGTGCTGCCATTCCTGCACCTGCAATGATCACCTTAAAACCTTTTGTTTCCGCACTTTTTGCATATTCAAAAAATACATCCGGCTCTCTGTGCGCAGAGATGATCGTCATCTCATAATCAATTCCAAGCTTATCTAAAATATCTGCAGCTTTTGCCATAACCGGCATATCTGAATCGCTGCCCATTACAATACCAACTTTTGCCATAATCGTGCTCCTTCCAGATTCCTACAGTATCAAATCTCCACTGTTATCTATGTGTATTGTAACTGTCATTCTTTTAGAAGTCCAATTAATATTTATTATTTTATTTATTAAATAATCTTATATATTATCTTATTTATTTCTGAAGCAGGACTCCAGCTTATTTTTAACAATCCTGTTTTTATAAAAGCGGCCCATTCAGCTGCTCTGTTCCGGCTAAGACAAATTTGCCATCTGCAATGATATCTTCTGTACTGCCATCTTTTCTTATCACTGTGATCTTGTCAAGCTCATCATATGGGATCGTAATATCTGTATGACAATTTAAATACGCTTTTTCTACGGACTCTTTTCTCTGTGCAGATACACTATTTTCCCTTGCAACGATCGCTTTTCCATCCGGGTTATAGGAAATGTTGTCCTCCTCATGACTGTAACAGGTATCTCCCACTGCAAAATGTGGTCCTGTTTTCTCCGCGATCAGAATCGGCAGCTTATCTGCGATCTGATAATCTCTCGCCATTCGGTATGCTGTCGTATTCGTCCCAATCGCAAATTCCCCCATCGGCAATGTATCATGATGTTTCAGGACATTATCACGGATATATTTTTTATTTTCCGCCTCATCCTTAAAATTCGTGCAGGTATAGGATTCTACCATACCATCCTTAAACCGGATCTCTAAATTCTCATAATTAAGTCCGTTTAAATATACCTGTCCGACAAATAATGTTCCCGTGGTCTTTTCTAGTACCGGTGAAGTAAATACCTCTCCCACCGGAATATTGACATCTGCCACACAGTTTTCAAATGCAGTCTCCTTTGACGGATCTTTTAATTTCCAGATATTTACATATAAATCTGTTTTGTTTTTTCCTTTTCCTGTGATGTGTACCTGATCTGCTGTATCTAAAACATCAATGATCTTCTGCTGAATTGTCTGGTATAATTTGTAATCTAACGTATTTAATTTTACAGTCTCAGCAAAAATCTCTTCAAAGCGTTCTCCTATCTCCGGTATCGGGTATGCGATGATCGTAAAACTGCGTTCTTCGCCCTTGATATATTCATTGATCATCTGCCCTGCCATATTCATCTCATAAACGCACAGTTTCTGCTGTTTTTCGTTATATTTCACTGCACACTCTTTATTTTCCGGTGAAAACGGTTCTTCCCCGAACACTTCAATAACTGCCGGGCCTGCATGACCTGCCGCCATTTTTTTCTCTTCCTCGAAATAATTTTTTCTTGCCTCCAAACAGCGTTCCACATATGCTTTATCCAGATAAAGCGCACGGTCTTCCCTGTGGTCATAGTCAAACTGTTTGTTTGGTGAAGTTGCCGTTGCAAGCATGGTCGGCTTTAAATTCATTTTTTCAAAATTATGCACCGCTGCACGGACCATACGCTCAAAACCGATCGGATAACGCAACTGGACAGTCTGCTTTTTGCCAAGATCTTTGCCTGTCACCTCAAATCCGATCCGGTAACCTTCTGTATAGGTGTCTGCCATCGCCTGGATCTCTTCATCAGTCATTTTATTTAAAAATGCTGCGATCTGTTTTTCATTTTCTCCAATATATACACCGTATCGATACAGATAGCGCAGATCCGTAAGATCTGCATTCATCACAATATCCGTCTCAAAATCTTCCGCTGGATCAATCAGCCTGCGCAGGCTTCTTTCATAAAAAATCTCACTGTAATCATGGAAAAACCAGTACAGATCCTGCTGCACTGCCGACTTCTCCGGAGCATCTTTTTCTTCTCCATTCTCAAAACGGTTATAAATTTCTACAAACAGCTCCATCTGGATCGTAAGCTGCATCAGATCTCCACGAAACGCTGCACCAATCTCCCTTCTTACGTAAGCAAAATAAGCACAGAGCAACTGCCCAAACTCTTCTCCTAATATTTTCACAGCATAGTCCGGATTCGCATAGCTTGTCTGATATGAAGCTCCAAGTATATCCTCATAGAATCCCAGATTACATTCTTCTGCTTCTTTTAAACTCCGCTTTTGAATCGCATCATCTGCCCACAGATCGTAAACAGCCGCCTGTTTCTGCAGTAACTGTGCTGTCTGTCTGAAATATTCTTTATATTTTTCTTCGGTCTCCGGCTTTTCTTCGATCTCTGCGATCCGCTCACGCACCAGCGCAAAACGCTCCTCTGCAAGTTCGTTGGATTCTTTATATAATTCTTTATACAACATTAAGTTAAAACCTCCACAACAAAATTCTATCACTCATCAATCAGTTTTCCATACTTCGCATTTTTTTCGATCAATGACTTTGCATACTCCCAGATACGCTCAGAGCCCTCATGCACTCTCTCATCTCTTTTAAGTACCTGAGACTTTTTCACACCATGTTCTTCCCATGAGATACCACCCGATGCATCATTTAAAAATAATGGCTGCACCTTATCTAACATATTGGCAAACTTTGATTCCGGTGTCTCCATAGCCTCAAACTCATCCCACAGACCGCGGTATTCCTTCTTCTGTGTTTCCGGGAGTAATCCAAAGATCCTGTCTGCCGCTTTTAATTCGCGCTCCCGCTTTGTCTTATTGCCCTCCGTATCATATGCGTAGGTATCTCCGGCATCGATTTCTATGACATCATGAAGAAGTACCATTTTCATGGTTTTTAATACATCAATCGGCTCATTCGCGTAATCAGCAAGCACAAACGCCATCAGTGCCAGATGCCAGGAATGTTCTGCATCATTTTCTTTTCTGCTCCCATCGCTTAAGTACGTCTGTCTTGTAATCTTTTTTATTTTATCCAGTTCCATAATAAATGAAATCTGTTTTTCAAAATCTGTCATTTGAATCTCCATTTCTTTTATAAATGAATGTCCTATTCTGAGTCATTATAAATTATCAAAATATATCACGTTGTAATCTATCACATTGTGATTTACAGCAAAAATCCAACCACATATAATGCCACCCATGCACCAACTGCAAGAAAAGAACATATCGTCGCAAGGTAAGGAAAAAAACGATAAGAATTTTCCTCTCTTAAACTTAAGACAGCATTAAATAATGCGACCACACCGACTAACATGGACGATACTCCTGCACTTCCAAGATACATACTGCCGTTTCCTCTGTTTTGAAAAGAACAGACAATAACAGCAACAAGAACTGCTAAAGAAATAACTGACAGCATCCATGCAATAACTCCCCTTTTTGACTGCTTTTTGTCTGTGAATTTATATCCTCTTTTATGCTTTTTATGCATCCTATTTATCCTCATTTTCACACTTTTTATCCATGTGTCTGACAGGCACATATTTTTATCCTAAATCTTCCATGCCGTTCTCAAATATCATTTTCCTGCCGACATTCTTTTATTATACAAAAACATATCTTTTTATGCAACCTGTCCGGCAGTCATATTGTTCTTGCACTCCAAGTAAAAAGCGTTTACTATAACAATAGATTTTAAAGATATTACCATGTAACCTGCAGGAGGATTTTATCAATGAAAGTTTATGTATGTTTCCCTAAAGGAAAGGCGAAAGCACTGACTATGAGCTACGATGACGGCAAAATCCAGGATGAGCGTCTTGTTTCTATTTTTAACCGTTACGGCATACGGGGAACTTTTAATTTAAATTATGGAATGATCGATAAAGAAGGGCTTACTCCACCACGGATTAAAAGTTCACGTATCAATGAACTTTATACCGGACATGAAATTGCAACCCATACCATGACCCACCCGACCATTGCACGCTGTCCGATGACGGAAGTTGCAGAAGAAATTTTAGCTGACCGGAAAGGTTTAGAACAGATCACCGGCCGCATTATCCGCGGACATGCTTATCCAAATGGTTCCTACAATGAAGACATCAAACAATTATTCCGCCAGCTTGGAATTGCCTATGCCCGTGTCGTAGAACCGGCAGCTGATTTTGCACTTCCAACCGATCCGCTTGAATGGCACCCGACCTGTCATCATGACGCCCCGGATCTGATGGAAAAAGCTGAATTTTTTGCAGAATTTAAGAAAAAACAGTATTTAAAATTAATGTATGTATGGGGTCACAGTTATGAATTTGACAATCATGATAACTGGAATGTAATTGAAGATTTCTGCGCATATATGGGTGGCAGGGATGATATCTGGTACGCAACCAACATCGAGATCATTGACTATATGGACGCTGCAAAACGTATCCTCTTTTCTGCAGACTGCAGGAGAGTTTACAATCCAAGTGCCCTCAGTGTATGGCTCGAAGTTGATGGCGATTCTGTGATAGAAGTAAAAAGCGGTACCTATCTGGAACTTTAATTATCATGCATCTTTCGCTCTGTGATCTTTCGCGTCAACTTTTTCACCAGATCATAGATAAGAAATCCAAACAATCCCCCAATCGTATTTAAGATCAGGTCGTCTACATCCAGACTTCCAACCTTAAATACCAGTTGCAGTATTTCCACGACAAGACTTAATTCAAAACTGTAAAGAACCGTATACCACATTTTTCTGCACCGTTCATAATAGATCGGCAAAAATGTTCCAAATGGCATAAACGCAATAATATTGCCGGCAAGGTTCAAAACTACTGCATAAGTGCCAAGAGCTTTACGATAACGGATAAATCGCATAATTTCTTTGAATGGAACAAGGTTATAGTGATATGCTCTTTCACTATAAGTTCGTCCCATTTCTTCTGAAAAAAATAAAAAATAAAATAACACTTCAAAGTAAACAGTGAACAATACGCCGGCAATCAGCCGGCGTCTTTTTTTTCTGTCATCCATCGATTTATTTACATCCATACTGTTCATAGTATGCATCAATTGCTTTTTTTATCTCATCATTAATGACAATTTTGCCCTGACACTCCTTATTGTAAAGATGTTCCACGACCTCTTCCATCGTTACAATCGCATTTGTCGGAAAACCATAAGTCTCTCGGATTTCATCAAGTGCACTCATTTTACCGCCAAGTCCCATTTCCATACGGTTTAAAGAAACCATCAGACCAACGATCTCAACATTTGCAGCTCCTCTTACTTTCGGAACTGTCTCCTCCATGGATTTACCGGATGTTGTAACATCCTCGATCATGACAACACGGTCACCGTCTTTTAAACTGCTTCCAAGGAAACTTCCCTTATCTGCTCCGTGGTCTTTTTCTTCTTTTCTATCCGAACAGTAACGGACTTCTTTTCCATACAATTTGCTGAATGCAACTGCTGTTACAACACTGATCGGGATTCCCTTGTATGCCGGTCCGAATAATACATCAAAATCATCTCCATACTTCTCATGGATCGCCTTTGCGTAATACTCACCAAGACGCATTAACTGTGAACCTGTCACATAAGCTCCTGCATTCATAAAAAATGGGGATTTACGTCCACTCTTTAATGTAAACTCTCCAAATTTGAGCACATCACTCTCAACCATAAACTCGATAAATTCCTGCTTGTACTGTTCCATTTTATCTACGACCTCCTGTTTAACTTCCTGAATATCGATTGTTTGCACCTGATTCTCTCGTGTCTTCACAATTATTTTTATACTATCATAAGTGTCTTAGAATCTCAATCTCTTTTAACTTCATTTTTTAACCTGTAGAAAAAACATTAGAATTTTTATCAGACAAGACCCTATTTTAAATCTTCTGTTTCATAACATATCTGTCTATTCCGTCAGTTCTCCTATCACTGTGATAAATCTTTGCTCTGTAAGACCGGAACTTTCTATGGTAAATATAACTCCATCTTTTTCAAAAACAGCAACATAACTATACCCGCCAGTCTGCCCGATCGGATAACATCCCGCTGTGACCGTAATCCCATGCACCAGAGACGTGGCTAAATGTGTATCTGTAAATCTTGTCACGATCCCGGATTCCGTTGTACGAACTCCGATTTTCAATGTACGTTCTCCACTTTCATCCGAATAGATCAGACTATTATTATCATCCACTGCTTCTCCTGCTTTATCATATCCAACATGATAAACACCATCCGACAGGATGAATCCATCTGGAATGGAAGTCGGACAGATCTTTGTTCCAAAATATTCTTCCAGCCCCGCTGCGTCATAAGAAACAATCTGATCCGGTTCTGCTACATCATAGGCTATACTTTCCATTTCGCGAATCTCATTAAAGATCAGACCGGTATCCTCCTCTGCTGTTTCCACACCTGCCTCATCCGCTGATCCGGCTGCTGTACTTCCATACATACCATCATAATCATTGAAAACCGTATCCACAGAGTTATTTTTGTTTCCTGAATATCCATTCCTGATCCTTCCATAAAACATTCCTGCACCGATGATCAGCACAAATGCTGTCATACACATCGCCGCCGAAATAGTGATATGCGCAGGCTGTTCCTTCTCTAAAGGGATTTTTTCTCTTATAACATAAAACATCCGCTTCATCCGTGATTTTGATTTTATCTCAACTTCCGCATCTGAAACATACTTTGGATCAATATGCCCGAATGCATCAATCAAATCATCTGCTTTCACTGCTCACACCTCGATTCCTTCCTGAGCAAGACATTTCCGTAAACTTTCCCTTGAACGCATCAGAGACGATTTTACCTTGCTCTCACTGATGGAGAATCTCTTTGCGATTTCAGCTATACTGTCAAAATACCAGTACCTCCGCACAAAGATCCTGCGGTTTTCTGTCTTCATCCCAGCCAGAAAACGGTTAATCATCTCCGCAAGTTCCATATTTTCCACATGTAACTCCATATTTTCACCGGAAATACAGTCCTGCATCTCTTCATATATGTAAGAAATTTCTCCCTCTCCACGCTTTTTCGAATGATTTTTCCGGTAGCGGTCTAAGGATAGATTTCTTGTAATCGCTCCTAAAAACGCCTGCAATATCCCCGGCCGCTCTGTCGGCATGGAATTCCACGCCCGGAACCATGTATCATTCATACACTCTTCACAATCACTTTCATTGTGCAGTACATTCTGTGCTATCTTGTGACAATATGCTCCGTATTTCTGCTGTGAGCATGTAATTGCCCTCTGATCTCTGACCCAGTATAACTCAATAATCTTTTCATCCTCTAAAAACTGCCCCACGATCCGAATTATATCCTCCTGTAATGTTTATCCTGTTCTGTTATGATTTTACAGAGCATCTGCCGCACCAATAAAAACAGGTATCCCATTCTCCCTGTCTATGATCGCATAGACAAATGGCCTGTCCAGCACAACATTTTCCACTGCCTCCAGACACCCCATTGTTTCCACTTCCACAACTGTTGCCGCCCCGGCCTTTGTACCAAGTTCATTCACTTCAATCTTTGTCCGGTGCAATACCCGGCTGATATACAGATTATCCCCATTTTTACAATTCCCCATCTGTGAAAAATCTGCTAATTTCTCATCAAATGCATCATGCATTCCCATTCTGTCTAAAACTTCCGCTAATTCTTTCTGCGTCTCCGCCTTAAACTTTGGCATACCTGTTTCCACTATTGTATCATTTGCCTGAGCAATTGTCTTTAGAAAAGTTTCTCCATTCATCTGACTGATATAATCTCTGATATCCATATTCTCATCCGGAAGCAGTGCAACAAAGTCAAAGCCTTCTTTATACGGCTTGATAAATCCAACGGCATGCTCTTCCTTCAGAAAAGAATAT
The Roseburia rectibacter DNA segment above includes these coding regions:
- the purD gene encoding phosphoribosylamine--glycine ligase translates to MKVLVVGSGGREHAIVTSVAKSPRVDKIYCAPGNAGIAALAECVPIGAMEFDKLVAFAKEHAIDFTIVGMDDPLVGGIVDVFEAEGLKVFGPRKNAAILEGSKAFSKDLMKKYNIPTAAYENFTSAEEALAYLETAKMPIVLKADGLALGKGVLICNTLEEAKAGVKEIMEDKKFGTAGNTMVVEEFMTGREVSVLSFVDGKTIKIMSSAQDHKRAKDGDQGLNTGGMGNFSPSPFYTKEVDDFCQKYIYQATVDAMAAEGRPFTGVIFFGLMLTEDGPKVLEYNARFGDPEAQVVLPRMKNDIIDVMEACVDGKLDTIDLRFEDNAAVCVVLASDGYPVSYEKGFKISGLEKFDGKDDYFCFHAGTKFDENGDIVTNGGRVLGITATGADLKEARKKAYEATEWVSFANKYMRHDIGKAIDEAE
- a CDS encoding galactose ABC transporter substrate-binding protein, whose amino-acid sequence is MKRKVVSVILATAMVASMVAGCGGSNNASTNNAGTTTDAAASDAAASDTSNDAAATEAADAGDAAADAATDADASLADKKVGVCIYQFSDNFMTLFRTELENYLVEKGFSKDNITIVDGANDQATQTGQIDNFITEGVDVLIINPVNSSSAATITDKVVAAGIPLVYINREPDEEEQKRWSDNNWDVTYVGCDARQSGTFQGEMISDLGLDTVDLNGNGKIDYVMVEGDPENVDAQYRTEYSVKALEDAGLEVNCLSDQVGNWQQDQAQQIVANALGQYGNDVEVVFCNNDAMALGALQAIQSAGRTVGTDIYLVGVDALSEALEDVLAGTMTGTVFNDHFSQSHSAADAAINYITGAGNDHYIGCDYVKVTKDNAQDVLDMVK
- a CDS encoding C-GCAxxG-C-C family protein, which codes for MTRKEKAIELHNKGFNCAQAVACAFADETGIPEETLFAACEGFGLGMGGMAATCGAVSGAVMLAGLKNSCKNLEQPASKADTYKLTREITKEFLDKNGSLTCGELKGVTTGKVLRSCPDCIRDAVEIAEKILEL
- a CDS encoding aminopeptidase translates to MLYKELYKESNELAEERFALVRERIAEIEEKPETEEKYKEYFRQTAQLLQKQAAVYDLWADDAIQKRSLKEAEECNLGFYEDILGASYQTSYANPDYAVKILGEEFGQLLCAYFAYVRREIGAAFRGDLMQLTIQMELFVEIYNRFENGEEKDAPEKSAVQQDLYWFFHDYSEIFYERSLRRLIDPAEDFETDIVMNADLTDLRYLYRYGVYIGENEKQIAAFLNKMTDEEIQAMADTYTEGYRIGFEVTGKDLGKKQTVQLRYPIGFERMVRAAVHNFEKMNLKPTMLATATSPNKQFDYDHREDRALYLDKAYVERCLEARKNYFEEEKKMAAGHAGPAVIEVFGEEPFSPENKECAVKYNEKQQKLCVYEMNMAGQMINEYIKGEERSFTIIAYPIPEIGERFEEIFAETVKLNTLDYKLYQTIQQKIIDVLDTADQVHITGKGKNKTDLYVNIWKLKDPSKETAFENCVADVNIPVGEVFTSPVLEKTTGTLFVGQVYLNGLNYENLEIRFKDGMVESYTCTNFKDEAENKKYIRDNVLKHHDTLPMGEFAIGTNTTAYRMARDYQIADKLPILIAEKTGPHFAVGDTCYSHEEDNISYNPDGKAIVARENSVSAQRKESVEKAYLNCHTDITIPYDELDKITVIRKDGSTEDIIADGKFVLAGTEQLNGPLL
- the purN gene encoding phosphoribosylglycinamide formyltransferase encodes the protein MLKLAVLVSGGGTNLQAIIDAISAGKITNACISVVISNNVNAYALERARAHGIEALCISPKDFESREAFNQAFLEKLNSYNVDLVVLAGFLVVLPEMMIKEYENRIVNIHPSLIPSFCGKGFYGLKVHEGVLTRGVKVTGATVHFVDEGTDTGPIILQKAVEVKQGDTPEVLQRRVMEQAEWVILPKAIDLIANGKVSVKDGHVIIAE
- the purM gene encoding phosphoribosylformylglycinamidine cyclo-ligase, producing the protein MDYKNSGVDIEAGYKSVELMKKYVQGTMRPEVLTGLGGFSGAFSMEKFKNMEKPTLVSGTDGVGTKIKLAFLMDKHDTIGIDCVAMCVNDIACAGGEPLFFLDYIACGKNYPEKIASIVSGVAEGCKQSDAALIGGETAEHPGLMPEDEYDLAGFAVGVVDEKDIITGADLKAGDVLIGMASSGVHSNGFSLVRKIFEMTKESLNTYYDELGKTLGEALLVPTRIYVKALRSVKEAGVRVKACSHITGGGFYENVPRMLPEGKHAMIRKDSYEVPAIFKLMAEKGQVEEKMMYNTYNMGLGMVLAVDPADVDKTMEAIKAAGETPYVVGEIKDGEKGVTLC
- the purE gene encoding 5-(carboxyamino)imidazole ribonucleotide mutase, which translates into the protein MAKVGIVMGSDSDMPVMAKAADILDKLGIDYEMTIISAHREPDVFFEYAKSAETKGFKVIIAGAGMAAHLPGMCAAIFPMPVIGIPMHTTSLGGRDSLYSIVQMPSGIPVATVAINGGANAGLLAAKILATSDEALLAKLKEYSKELKEQVQAKDARLQEVGYKNY